The genomic region ATGGCTTACTTAGATAACTCCGGCTTTTTGCTCCTCGATTGGTTACGGGGCAGATTGCGGTAGTTTCTGTTTACTTATTTGCTGCCCTTGCAGCTTTTACCTGATGTACAACATCCTCCCAAGGAATTGTCACAAACTTATTTTTACTGATTTTCTGTTCGAGATAGACTTTTTCACCATCAACGATAACATCGCAGAAACGTGGGGGAACTGTATTGGGGGTGTGAAGATTTCGTATGGGTTTTTTTTATCATTCGCCTTCCTCCAAACATTTTATTTAAAATGGAATTGTATCATCGTCATCACTTACATCATCCTTCATAAAGGAGTCAATGACATATTGAAGTTCTCCCTTGACCCTTGGGTGTTTCATACGCTCACTTACAGTTGAGTACAGCTCATCTACTAGGTCCGCCAGTGGAGATATTTCGTTATTCCTACATAGGAAATTGGTTCCAGTACCAGGTATATACATCCAAATTTCTTTAGCAAAAGCATTAGGATCATTTACTCGATAAACGCTCTTGCTGATATTCATAATGTAAAGAATTGATCCATTTTTTAAACGTAAATTGAAACAATCACCATAGATGCTGGTTTTACAGTCAAAACTCTTAGAAACAAAAACAACTCTAGAAACTTCGTTTGGGTAATCTCCTTCACCTTCTTCGTAAAAAGTTTCATAACTAAGAAGCGGATGATCTGAATAACTATTTTTATCAGTTTCAGCTCGATTTAGCCAGTCTGCGGACTCACAATTCCAATCTAATTTATCATCTATTGTGTCCTTATTTAATTTCTCCAAGAAAGATAAGAGATATCTTTCGTTAGGTGTCATTTCCGTAAGTTCTACATTTAATAGTGTGTTAATGCTTACGTTCAAAGAGTCTGCAACATTCATAATAAAGTCGATCCCCGGTTTTGTATTACCCTCTTTGCTTATCCTTGATATGTAACCAGGGCTTACACCTGCATCGCTTTCCAACTCACCAATTTTCTTCCCAGCATCTTTCAAAAGATAAGCTATATTGTCAAGCATCAACTTTTTGTTGAACTTTTTCGTCATTATCCCACCTCCTTTTTACTTGTCTAGGATGATAATATCACGATTTAACATAACTGTCAAATAATATTTGTAACTTTACCTATCATTCAAGTTATTTTTTTATTTGACGAACAAAAAGCAGACCATTACTTCAGGCCTGCTTTTAATTAAGTGGACAAGTCATGTCCATTTTTTAACGTTTTTTTTTTTAAGTTCTATCCCATAGGGCGCCAAGTACTCTTGAATCGCCCATAGTGGCTCCGGATATTTCAGTAGAAGAGCTTCTTTTATCCATTGATGCTCAACTTTCATCGGTTGTAATTTACAGTTCAATACATCCATAAGTTTTTCACTTAATATAGGTGGTAAATTTAGTCCAAAACAAATAAGTGCCGCTGTCTCAACAGATGGAGCTGTTTCACCCCTAACAGTACGGCTTATTGTTTTAGGGTCGCGATCAATTGCATCGCCCAAATCAGTGTATTTCATCTCTCGCCAGTCTAATAGTAGCTTCATGCATTGTTCAGGGTCATCGGTCATCTGCTTTCGGATAGCAACGTACTCTTCATGTTGTTTTCTCCTCATAGCAACTTGACGCTCCTGTGGGGCGTTCTGGTATCCGTTATGATATTTAATCTCGAAAGTTATATCACTCGACTCACGGTTCAAGAAACACTCCGTATGGTATTTACCCGCAACCTTGCTTCTAACAGACATATCAAAAACAAGGCAGCATTCATCCATATGAAAACGAGCATAATCGGTTAGGTCAAGTTTGCCGTTTTCATCAACCTGAACATACAGAGGAGCATTATAGACATAGTGATTATCAATAAACAGATAGTCACCATTTTCAGTTAAAGCACGAAGTTCAGGGTTAATGATACGTTCGACGGCCGCGTCCTGAGCAGATATAGAAAAAGTCTGATTTCTCTTAAGCGTTCCTTTTTTGAATCCATGAGGTTTAATGTATCGGCCATCTAGGTAAGTAAATGTACCTATAGCCTCTTCATATCCAGCGTCAATCATACGTATTTTAGCCGCTAGCCTTGATACACAAAAGAATGCTGCTAAAGCATCTATAACTGGTTCCATCACATCAATAAGCATGGTGGTTCCAAATTGTTGTTTATACTGCTTAATAAGCTCAAAAGCCTTTGTCTTAAACATAGGTAGGGGCATTTGGATTCTTGGTGCTAGGGCATTTGCTTGCCATTCCATCCAATCAGTAGCCTCTTTATTGTTGTTTTTTATTCCT from Proteinivorax hydrogeniformans harbors:
- a CDS encoding helix-turn-helix transcriptional regulator is translated as MTKKFNKKLMLDNIAYLLKDAGKKIGELESDAGVSPGYISRISKEGNTKPGIDFIMNVADSLNVSINTLLNVELTEMTPNERYLLSFLEKLNKDTIDDKLDWNCESADWLNRAETDKNSYSDHPLLSYETFYEEGEGDYPNEVSRVVFVSKSFDCKTSIYGDCFNLRLKNGSILYIMNISKSVYRVNDPNAFAKEIWMYIPGTGTNFLCRNNEISPLADLVDELYSTVSERMKHPRVKGELQYVIDSFMKDDVSDDDDTIPF
- a CDS encoding transcriptional regulator, whose protein sequence is MAANRSFTDYVSSRFYNEFYSAIEKYIEENPDNLDLDLKNVKNIGEISLSEIEVKFVSVGDLPELKIEFDVIIDAEIEVTEGDYHYDDYDLFNKWFLLRCSGDLECSLDDFVIREICLYSQKNKNPQPLSDSLVPYIKKEQLDAVANDFLQRHYPAVLKKPMPLEPKKLAEKMGLEVILRDITEDLSVFGQIFFHESEADFYDPDEHEYISTSVRAQTIFVDPKAYFLRNLGAVNNTIVHECVHWDKHRKAFELEKLYNSSATKIKCQVAGGIKNNNKEATDWMEWQANALAPRIQMPLPMFKTKAFELIKQYKQQFGTTMLIDVMEPVIDALAAFFCVSRLAAKIRMIDAGYEEAIGTFTYLDGRYIKPHGFKKGTLKRNQTFSISAQDAAVERIINPELRALTENGDYLFIDNHYVYNAPLYVQVDENGKLDLTDYARFHMDECCLVFDMSVRSKVAGKYHTECFLNRESSDITFEIKYHNGYQNAPQERQVAMRRKQHEEYVAIRKQMTDDPEQCMKLLLDWREMKYTDLGDAIDRDPKTISRTVRGETAPSVETAALICFGLNLPPILSEKLMDVLNCKLQPMKVEHQWIKEALLLKYPEPLWAIQEYLAPYGIELKKKNVKKWT